The DNA sequence TTGGGCGACGGCGCTGTCATACAAAATCTTCGGCTTCACGGAATTCGCCGCTCGGCTACCATTGGCTTTGGCGGCAATGCTGCTGGTTGCCATTGTTTATTTCTTTGGCTGTTGGATGAGCGACGCGCGAGCGGGGTTTTATTCCGGGCTGGCGACTGCCACCGGAGTGGGTCTGTACTTGTGGTCGCGCATTATGATTCCCGAAATCATTTTGGCGTTCTTTCTGACAACGGCCTTCTATTTCTTTTTGAAGGTTTATTACGACGAACTGGATTCGCGCTGGGTGTATGTCTTTTACGCCTGTATGGCGGCGGCGGTCTTAACGAAAGGATTGATCGGAATTGTTTTTCCCGGCGGAGTGCTGTTCGCGTTCGTGCTGCTGACAAACGGTTGGCGGCAATTGTGGAAAATGCGATTGATCAGCGGAGTGCTGTTGTTTCTGCTCATTGCTGTTCCGTGGCATGCGTTTGCCATTTGGCGCAACGACAAATTCTTCTGGTTTTATTTCATCAATGAGCATTTCAAACGGTATCTGGGCACGCGATACCCGGCGGATTACGACACTGTGCCGCTGGCAAATTTCTGGCTCATGCATCTGGTCTGGCTGTTTCCGTTCAGCGTGTTTTTGCCGATGGCTGCACAGCGGATTCGCGATTTGTGGCGGCCAACCAAACGCGAAGACCAGCTTCGTCTGTTCGCCTGGTTGTGGGTGCTGGTGGTGATCGTGTTCTTTTCGTTTTCAACCCGGCAGGAGTATTACACCTATCCGGCATACCCTGCGTTGGCGCTATTGGCTGGGGCAGGATTGGCGCGCGGGGAAAAAGAGTTGTCGCGTTGGGCAATCGGCGGACAAGCCGTTTTGGCATTCATCGGTGTAATGATCGGGGCAGTTCTAGGTTACTTGCTGTGGATTTCATGGCACGTGCCTGCTCCCACAGACATTTCCGAAGCGCTGACTTACAACCCGGAAAATTACAAACTGGCGCTGGGTCACATGTCGGATTTAACGGCGAAGGCATTTGCCCTGTTGCGCGTTCCAGCCGCAGGCGCGGCCATTTCCCTTTCCGCAGGCTTTTTGATCGCGTTGTTGCTCCGGTTGAAGCGAAAGCCAATTCCTGCTTCGATCCTCACGGCTGTGACCGTTGCGTGCTTTATTTACTTCGCCCACATGGCGCTGGGAGTGTTTGATCCTTACCTTTCGTCAAAAGGATTGGCAATGGCAATCAAACAGCGACTCTCTCCCGGAGATGTCGTTGTCATCAACGGCGAGTATTACAATGGTTCCAGTGTGGGGTTTTACCTGCCACAAAAAGTTTTGTTGCTAAACGGACGAATGACCGGCTTGGAGTTTGGTTCCTATTATCCGGACGCGCCCAAGGTATTCATTGACGACCAGGAGTTCGCAGAACTTTGGCGCGGAGACAAGCGCGTTTTTCTATTCACCTCTGACCGCGATTTTCCAGCAGTCAAAAACGCGGTCAACGACGAGATGTTCAAAATCGCGACTTCCGGAGAAAAGTCCGTTTACAGCAACCGGCAATAAGTAATCGCCCGAATTCCCAGGAGGCAATATGCGGCTACTCAAGCTCACTTCGATTTTGATTCTCGCAATGTCGTTTTCGACTTCCGCGCAACAACCTGCGAAGGTCGAGCTAGTCGAACTTCAACCACTCATTGCACAGGTCAGACGATTGATTGAGGCGATGGATTATTTGGGTGCGCCATTCGCCGTCGCCGATAAAAAAACGCTGGAACAAGCCGGCAACTCAACTGATCCCGTGAAAACACGTCGCACCATTCAGGATGTGCTGGATCGTTATTGTCTGTTTGACATCCACATCAACCCGGAAAGTCGCGTCAAAGTCGCGCAAGGCCTGGTCAAACCGGAGCTGGTCGAAAGCGGTTGGCGCACGTTTCTGGTCAAAGTTCGTAACGAAGCTGGTGTGACCGCGCAGATCAAAGTCCAAAGCCAGAACGCCGAGAAGGTTTCTTCGCGCGGCCCGCGTGGATCGAGCATGAGCCCCCGACCTGAGCAGACCATTGGCGACCGTGATGTCCGCGATCGGTGGTTGGATTTGGCAATGTTCGACAAGCCGCCGATGAAACCGCAGCTTTCCGGCCTGGAATTGGAATACCGAATCATACAGCTATACAGCCGCGATGCCGGTCGCCGCGAAGCGCGCATCGGGTTCAATGTCGGCCAGGGATCGCAAGACATAGGCTTTCGCAACGAAACGGACACCTTGTTCAACTGTCAACCAGCAGCAGATGTGACGCTACGCGTGTTGGACGAACACGGAAAACCTACGACGGCTTCATTCGTCATACGCGATGCGCAGGGTCATGTGTATCCGCTGCAAACCAAACGGCTCGCGCCGGATTTCGACTTCCATCCGCAGATTTATCGAACCGACAGAGAACAGATCAAACTTCCGGCTGGCGATTACACCGTCGAATTCACGCGCGGCCCGGAATACGTGTCGAAGCGCGAACCGATGAAAATTGTTGACGGCAAGTCGCAGAGCTTCACCTTCAAACTGGAACGCTGGATCGAACTGACTAAACTTGGCTGGTATTCAGGCGATCATCATATTCATGCGGCGGGCTGTATGCATTACGAAACGCCTTCGCAAGGCGTAAAGCCCGAAGACATGATCCGCCACATCCTCGGCGAAGATTTGAACGTCGGCAGCGTGCTGACCTGGGGGCCGTGTTATTACTACCAAAAGCAATTTTTTGAAGCGAAAGACAATCAACTTTCGACGGCAGAAAACCTGATGCGATACGACGTGGAAGTATCCGGCTTTCCTTCCAGCCACGCGGGACACTTGGTGCTGCTGCGGTTAAAAGATCAGGACTTTCCTGGCGCAAAAGTGATCGAAGATTGGCCGACGTGGGATTTGCCTGTGTTGCAATGGGCAAAATCCCAAGGGGCAGTCGTCGGTTTTGCGCATTCCGGCTGGGGGTTGGAAGTCAAAGAAGATTACGACCTGCCGATTTATGAAGTACCGAAGTTCGACGGCATCGGCGCAAACGAATACATAGTGGACGTCACACACGATGCAGTGGATTTCATTTCGACCGTGGACACGCCCATCCTGTGGGAGTTGAACATTTGGTACCACACGCTCAATGCAGGTTTCCGCACGCGAATCAGCGGCGAAACGGATTTTCCCTGCATTTATGGCGAGCGAGTCGGTTTGGGGCGCAGCTATGTCAAACTCGATGGCAAGCTGAGTTACGACGCATGGGTTTCGGGCATTCGCGATGGGCGAGCTTACGTCACGGACGGCAAAAGCCATTTGCTGGATTTTCGGGTAAATGACGCTGCGGTGGGCGTCGCTGGCAGCGAACTGAAACTCGACAAACCGCAATCAGTTCGCGTCAGGGCCAACATCGCAGCGCGTTTGGATGAACAACCCAACGAAGCAATTCGCAAACGGCGTTACGATGAAAAACCATATTGGGATTTGGAACGTGCACGCATCGGTGCATCGCGCGAAGTGCCTGTGGAATTGATCGTTAACGGGCATGCCGTGGCGAGAAAAACCATTCTGGCCGATGGCGCGATTCGCGAAGTGACGTTTGATGTTCCGATTGAACAAAGCAGTTGGGTTGCATTGCGCGTACCGGCATCATCCCACACCAATCCGATTTTTGTTCTGGTGGAGGGCAAACCGATTCGCCCTTCCAAACGAAGCGCCGAATGGTGTTTGAATGCCGTGGATCAATGCTGGAGCCAGAAAGCGCCGAAGATTTCTGCCAAAGAACGTCCGGCTGCCGAAGCGGCTTATGAACACGCGCGACAGGTGTATCGCCGGATTCTGGGGGAGAGCAAAACCGATTGAAGCCTATTTGCTCCAATCGCCGAGCGCTTTTCGCGTTTGAACTATCTGGCCGAGGTGATAGGCGTTGTGATCCGCGACCAACAGGATTTCGCGCAAATACGTGTGCCCGCCTTCACCGTGCGGAATTTCCGCCGTCAAATCCACGTCCGGGTTTTGCGCCAACTCGATGACTTCTTCGAGATCGGCAAAAAACGCTGCCACCGATTCCGTCCAGGCTTCTTCCGTCACCTGCTCAGTGGCCTTCGGCCAATACCCATCGGGAAACGGCGGCGAAACCCAGGAAGTGTCAACCGTGTAGCGCAAAATGTCTTCCTGCGCCAATCGCATATGCTCAAAGTCTTCCCAAACGGAATGTTCCCCGTTCGCCGGTCGCACATTGCGTAGTTCCGGCTTCAGGCCATCCAATGCTTGCTTTGCCGAGGCGTGCGCCTGTCCGCCACGCAGCAGATCAACGAGGTTTTGACGCAGGATTGAATCGTTCATTTTGAAGGATTTGAATCAAGCGACGCGGGCGGTCTGTGGTTCGCGGCGAGCAAAAAGCTCTCTGAAGGTCGCCACATTGATCCGCTCTCGTTTCGTCGCGTCGAATTGAACTTCGGCAACGGGAATCACGCCCACCAGGCTCACCGCCAGGCGGGGCAAGTGCTCCCACGAACCTTGCAACTCTTCTTCCGACAACGCGGGCAGTTGATAGACGCGATAGCTCTCCGGGTAGTCATCAAGCTCGTCATCGAATGGGCAATCGAAAAGGTAGTTCTTGCCGTTGTAGCTCGTGATGAAGATGCGCGGGAGATCGTAAAAATCGCGGTAACGAATCGGCGTCCATTCCATTGCAAGCTCCTTTCATTGAATCCGATCTTTCTTCGGCACGGGGTTGGGGAACGCATCGGAAAACGTCGAAGGTGATAAGCCCTCAATCACATCAACGTGCCGCTCGTTGATCTTACCACTTCTGGTCATTTCAGGTTTGAGCGCCACCGAACCGCCGCCCGCCAGAATCGCTCCAACGGTCGTGAACCGAATCGTGCCGTGCGGGACAAATGCCGCCGCCTCTTCCAATGTTTCGCCCACCGCGCCAGAGAAGATCGTGCCGGGCGGAGGCAAATTGCTTGCGCCGCCACGAACAACAATCACCAGATCAATCAATTCAATCAGAGGCAATCACCACTCCGTTCATTCAGCCAGATTATGGCGCGAGTCCAACGCGCCGCACCAGCGCCTTGAAGCGCGGGTCGGTGCGATAAGCGTCCCAAGCAGGTTCAACTTTGAGTGAGACGACAAAGAAATTGCGATCCTCGACCGCTTTTTGCAACCGCGCAAGCGCCTGCTCTTTTTCGCCCAATTGTGCATAGTGCATCGCGATCTCCCATTGCGGAACATATTCGCGCTTCTCCTGCTCCAGCTTGCGGTTAAGTCTATTTCTCAAAATTCCCTTCCATCCTTCTGTGGCAAAAGCTGCCTTCATATCGGCAATCTCCTCCGGCTTAGTTCCACGAACTTCGGCTTGTTTCAATGCCGCGGCAAAAGCGTTTTGCTCATCGCCTTTCATTCGATAGGCTCTGATCATCCATCCATAGTCACCAGCCCTATTATTCAGGTCAATTGCCTTGCGCACCTGTTCGATCGTTTCGTCATAACAACCTGCGTAAAAAAGCACCAACGCGACAAGCCGGCTGATCCATTGATCTGTCGGGTCGAGTTCTTCCGCTTTTTTGATCTCCGGGATGGCCTGCTCAAAGCGCCCCAACATTGCCAGGTAAACAGCATGCTCCAGCCGCACGTCCGCTGAGTTGGGATTGAGTTCTAGAGCGCGCTGGTGGTGTTGTTCGGCTGCGTTGTAGTCCCATTCCGTGGTTTGTTTGTAGCAGGCAAGGTACGAGTGAGCTTCGGCCAGTTGGCCGTCGAGCTTGAGCGCCTGATCGTGAGCGGCCATTGCTTTCAACCTGAATTCCTGGTCTGGAAAGTCCCAGGCCAATGAGGCATACGAATGGCCCAATATGGCGTATGCAAGGGCAAAACTTGGATCAAGAGCAATCGCGCGCTGGAAATAGTCGTTGGCTTTTTCGGTGTCCGGCTTCCGACGCTGATGCAGTAGGTAACGGCCTTTGGCGTAAAGCAGATAGGCTTCGGGGCTGCTGGTATAGCGTTTTGCCAACAATTCTTTTTCCGCTCCGGTCAGGGTCAATCTGAGCGCAGTGGCGGCTTTGTCGGAAAGCGCATCTTCGATGGCGAAAAGATCGTCGGCCTTCTGATCAAAGGTGTCGCCCCACACGGTTGTTCCATCCGTCACGCGCAGCAGTCGCATCGTGAACCTGAACCTGTCGCCCGAACGCTGGTAGCGACTGTCGAGCACCGCATCCACTTTCTGTTCGCGGCCTGCGGCAAGCGGGTCCTGACCAGGACGTGCGTACTGTTCGACTGCGTTTTCCGGTCGAACAACTAACTGGCGCAGGCTGCCGAGCCGGGTGATCAAAATACTGGTCGCCCCTATTTCCAATGATTCGTCCCGTTCGTTGGGTTGGACAGCCCGGAGTGGCAATACAGCGATTGATTTGATCGTTGCGTCAGGCGCGTCTGGCCGACGTTGCGAGCGCCAGAAAATAACCACGCCTGCAATCCCAGCCAGCAGCAAAACCATCAGCAAGATGGCAAGCGCGGGCCGCCTCTTTGTAGATTTGGTGTCCGGCGGGACTGGCGGCTTCGCCTCACTTACCATCAGTCGTTCCTGCTTCCCGACCGGCGCGACAAATCTGTAGCCGCGTTTCGGCACGGTTTCGATGAATCGCTCACCATCTTCACTCAGCGTTTTCCGCAGGATTGAGACGTTGTTGGCCAGATTGGCTTCCTCAACGACGGCGTCCGGCCAGACCAATTTCATCAATTCATCTTTTTCCAGCAGGTGGCCATGCTGCTCGACCAGCACGCACAGCAAGTCGAAGACTTTGGGTTGGAGCGGGACGGCCTCGCCATTGCGCAGTAACAGGCGCTCGGCGGCGTCCAGCCGGTAATGACTGAATTCATAAATGACTTTTGGCTGATGGCTCATAACTCTCCTTAAATAATGGTTTAAGAGCGTCCCTAGAATTTCCCTGAAAAATCCCTGACACCCGCAGAAGACTTCGCCGCGAGGCTGAATGTATTGTCCGCAGCCGAATGAGCCAATAAATCTGCATGGAAAAACGGGCGCATTCTAAGGCAGGTGTGCGGCCGGAGCAATCTGTCCGATTCACCTGCCTGACTCAATACAAATTCGGCAGTTACGAAAGGAGAGACAATGCTCAGCCCAAAAATTCTGGCCCATTCAATTTTCTTGTTGGGGATCATGCTAGCGATAACCGCCCAAGCGCAATCTTCCCGCACAGCGTCGGCCGCTTCTTATCTGGAACGCGGAAACGAGTGGTTGGCGAAGGGCGATTTGGAGCGAGCCATTGCCGATTACGATCTCGCCATTGCTTTTGATGGAAGCATCGCCATCGGTTATTACAATCGCGCCCTGGCTCGGCAACAAAAGGGCGACGTGGAAGGCGCACTGAATGATTTCAACCGCTGCATCAAATTAAATCCGCGCTTTGCCAGTGCCTACCTCAACCGTGGTGCTTTTCGCCATAGCCAGGGGCAATACGATGCGGCGATCAGCGACTTTAGCCAAGCGATTGAGATTACACCGAAAGATTCAAAAGCGTGGGCCAATCGTGGCACAGTACGGGGCGAACGTGGCGATTTATCCGGCGCCATTGCTGACCTTGATCAGGCAATCAAGCTCGACCGGCGCAATGCCCCTGCCTTGACCAACCGCTGCGCGGCGCTTTACCGCCGAGGCGAGTTGGACGCAGCGATTGCCGATTGCAATCAGGCGCTCAAGTTGAATGCGAATGACGCCTTTGCCTGGAACAGCCGAGCAATGGCGCGAGAAAAGAAAGGCGATGCAGACGGCGCACTGGCTGATCTTGATCGTGCCATTGCGCTCGATCCGAATCGAGCCGATTTTTATAGCAATCGTGGCGCGGTTTGGCTGGCGAAGGGTGAGCCGGAACGCGCCCTTGATGATTTGAATCACTCTCTTTCGCTCAATCCGAACCTGGCGGAAACCTGGTACCACCGTGGCATCGTGTGGTTTGCGAAGGAGGATTTCGTGCGGGCAGCCGAAGATTTCAGCCAAACTCTCCGGCTCAATCCGAATCTGGCCGATGCTTACTGTAGCCGTGGCGTCATCTGGTTACGGTTAAGAAAAATAGCAGAAGCCGAAGCTGACTTTGCTCGGTGTCGCGCGTTTGGCGCAACTCCCATGCCTGAGGCGGAAAAATTGTTGAAGGCAATGAAAGAACACAAGCCACGGTAAATGAGATTGTTTGAAGCAGGTTTGCAAAGAATGAATTCGCTCGGGCGAAGCATTGACGGCAAATCAGTCGGGTGCTGAAATGAGTCAGCGTCTTTCGCTGATTTATTGGTCAACGCGTAGTTGCTCAACAGAAAGCGAGTTTGCTCATGCTTGCTGAAAAAACGATTTTGTTTCCCAACGAGACAGTAGCGACTTCCAATTCCCTGCCAATCCCTTCTACACCGTCCGAATACATCAACGCGCTGGCGCATTATTACCGCGGCGAAATGGCGCGAATGACGAGCTGGCGTGATCGGATTGACCGCACCACGAATTGGGCCATCACGGTGGCGGCGGCCATGTTGTCCGTGTCGCTGTCTTCGCCAAGTTCGCATCACGGCGTGTTGCTGTTTGCGATGCTGCTGGTCTTTTTATTGCTGGTGATCGAATCGCGACGCTATCGTTTTTTCGATGTGTATCGGCGGCGAGTCCGGTTGTTGGAGCGAAATTATTACGCGGCAGTCTTTGCTCCTGCCCAAGGGTTGGATGCGAACTGGATGCAGTTGATCGGCAATGACCTGCGCGTACCGCAATTTTACATATCGCTGCAACAAGGCATGGCGCGCAGGTTGCGGAGGAATTATTGCTGGCTGTTTTTGATTTTACTTTTGGCGTGGACGCTGAAAACAACCAGCGCAGTATTACAGCCGGGACTGGCAGAACTTGGCTTCGTTCATTCGCCCGGAGAACTGCTGCACAATGCCGCCATTGTTTACATTCCCGGCTGGTTGGTGCTGGCTGGCGTGCTGACGTTTTACGCCTGGCTGGGTTACGTGATGTTCAAATATCAAAAGGTGGAAGGCGAATTAAGCTACGGC is a window from the Acidobacteriota bacterium genome containing:
- a CDS encoding glycosyltransferase family 39 protein, coding for MIATSTAFIAFDRLKPRTHLILLLSLTALIYVGSAWSPSLQDDADAGHSEAAREMVERGDWVTLHINGIRYLEKAPLMYWATALSYKIFGFTEFAARLPLALAAMLLVAIVYFFGCWMSDARAGFYSGLATATGVGLYLWSRIMIPEIILAFFLTTAFYFFLKVYYDELDSRWVYVFYACMAAAVLTKGLIGIVFPGGVLFAFVLLTNGWRQLWKMRLISGVLLFLLIAVPWHAFAIWRNDKFFWFYFINEHFKRYLGTRYPADYDTVPLANFWLMHLVWLFPFSVFLPMAAQRIRDLWRPTKREDQLRLFAWLWVLVVIVFFSFSTRQEYYTYPAYPALALLAGAGLARGEKELSRWAIGGQAVLAFIGVMIGAVLGYLLWISWHVPAPTDISEALTYNPENYKLALGHMSDLTAKAFALLRVPAAGAAISLSAGFLIALLLRLKRKPIPASILTAVTVACFIYFAHMALGVFDPYLSSKGLAMAIKQRLSPGDVVVINGEYYNGSSVGFYLPQKVLLLNGRMTGLEFGSYYPDAPKVFIDDQEFAELWRGDKRVFLFTSDRDFPAVKNAVNDEMFKIATSGEKSVYSNRQ
- a CDS encoding CehA/McbA family metallohydrolase, with amino-acid sequence MSFSTSAQQPAKVELVELQPLIAQVRRLIEAMDYLGAPFAVADKKTLEQAGNSTDPVKTRRTIQDVLDRYCLFDIHINPESRVKVAQGLVKPELVESGWRTFLVKVRNEAGVTAQIKVQSQNAEKVSSRGPRGSSMSPRPEQTIGDRDVRDRWLDLAMFDKPPMKPQLSGLELEYRIIQLYSRDAGRREARIGFNVGQGSQDIGFRNETDTLFNCQPAADVTLRVLDEHGKPTTASFVIRDAQGHVYPLQTKRLAPDFDFHPQIYRTDREQIKLPAGDYTVEFTRGPEYVSKREPMKIVDGKSQSFTFKLERWIELTKLGWYSGDHHIHAAGCMHYETPSQGVKPEDMIRHILGEDLNVGSVLTWGPCYYYQKQFFEAKDNQLSTAENLMRYDVEVSGFPSSHAGHLVLLRLKDQDFPGAKVIEDWPTWDLPVLQWAKSQGAVVGFAHSGWGLEVKEDYDLPIYEVPKFDGIGANEYIVDVTHDAVDFISTVDTPILWELNIWYHTLNAGFRTRISGETDFPCIYGERVGLGRSYVKLDGKLSYDAWVSGIRDGRAYVTDGKSHLLDFRVNDAAVGVAGSELKLDKPQSVRVRANIAARLDEQPNEAIRKRRYDEKPYWDLERARIGASREVPVELIVNGHAVARKTILADGAIREVTFDVPIEQSSWVALRVPASSHTNPIFVLVEGKPIRPSKRSAEWCLNAVDQCWSQKAPKISAKERPAAEAAYEHARQVYRRILGESKTD
- a CDS encoding DinB family protein, producing MNDSILRQNLVDLLRGGQAHASAKQALDGLKPELRNVRPANGEHSVWEDFEHMRLAQEDILRYTVDTSWVSPPFPDGYWPKATEQVTEEAWTESVAAFFADLEEVIELAQNPDVDLTAEIPHGEGGHTYLREILLVADHNAYHLGQIVQTRKALGDWSK
- a CDS encoding winged helix-turn-helix domain-containing protein, with the protein product MSHQPKVIYEFSHYRLDAAERLLLRNGEAVPLQPKVFDLLCVLVEQHGHLLEKDELMKLVWPDAVVEEANLANNVSILRKTLSEDGERFIETVPKRGYRFVAPVGKQERLMVSEAKPPVPPDTKSTKRRPALAILLMVLLLAGIAGVVIFWRSQRRPDAPDATIKSIAVLPLRAVQPNERDESLEIGATSILITRLGSLRQLVVRPENAVEQYARPGQDPLAAGREQKVDAVLDSRYQRSGDRFRFTMRLLRVTDGTTVWGDTFDQKADDLFAIEDALSDKAATALRLTLTGAEKELLAKRYTSSPEAYLLYAKGRYLLHQRRKPDTEKANDYFQRAIALDPSFALAYAILGHSYASLAWDFPDQEFRLKAMAAHDQALKLDGQLAEAHSYLACYKQTTEWDYNAAEQHHQRALELNPNSADVRLEHAVYLAMLGRFEQAIPEIKKAEELDPTDQWISRLVALVLFYAGCYDETIEQVRKAIDLNNRAGDYGWMIRAYRMKGDEQNAFAAALKQAEVRGTKPEEIADMKAAFATEGWKGILRNRLNRKLEQEKREYVPQWEIAMHYAQLGEKEQALARLQKAVEDRNFFVVSLKVEPAWDAYRTDPRFKALVRRVGLAP
- a CDS encoding tetratricopeptide repeat protein — encoded protein: MLSPKILAHSIFLLGIMLAITAQAQSSRTASAASYLERGNEWLAKGDLERAIADYDLAIAFDGSIAIGYYNRALARQQKGDVEGALNDFNRCIKLNPRFASAYLNRGAFRHSQGQYDAAISDFSQAIEITPKDSKAWANRGTVRGERGDLSGAIADLDQAIKLDRRNAPALTNRCAALYRRGELDAAIADCNQALKLNANDAFAWNSRAMAREKKGDADGALADLDRAIALDPNRADFYSNRGAVWLAKGEPERALDDLNHSLSLNPNLAETWYHRGIVWFAKEDFVRAAEDFSQTLRLNPNLADAYCSRGVIWLRLRKIAEAEADFARCRAFGATPMPEAEKLLKAMKEHKPR
- a CDS encoding DUF2270 domain-containing protein encodes the protein MLAEKTILFPNETVATSNSLPIPSTPSEYINALAHYYRGEMARMTSWRDRIDRTTNWAITVAAAMLSVSLSSPSSHHGVLLFAMLLVFLLLVIESRRYRFFDVYRRRVRLLERNYYAAVFAPAQGLDANWMQLIGNDLRVPQFYISLQQGMARRLRRNYCWLFLILLLAWTLKTTSAVLQPGLAELGFVHSPGELLHNAAIVYIPGWLVLAGVLTFYAWLGYVMFKYQKVEGELSYGEVHV